GCGATGCCTGCAAGGAAGTGGGTCCGTCGCTGTTTTTTTCACTGCTGATCATTACCGTTTCATTTCTGCCAGTCTTTACCCTGGAGGAGCAGGAAGGGCGGCTTTTCAAGCCGCTGGCCTTTACCAAGACCTACGCCATGGCCGCGGCGGCGCTTCTGACCGTGACCTTGGTCCCGGTGCTGGTGGGATTTTGCATCGGCGGCAGCCTCCGGCCCGAGAAAAAGAATCTTCTTCAGCGCTGGACGACTGCGCTTTATCGCCCGCTGCTCGGCTTCGCCTTTCGTTTCAAGTGGCTGGTGTTGGTGTTGGCGTTGCTGCTGATGGTGGTAAGCCTGCAGCCGTTCGCTCAACTGGGCTCCGAATTCATGCCGCCGCTCTGGGAAGGTGACCTCCTCTACATGCCCACCACCCTGCCCGGCATCTCCATCACCAAGGCGCGCGAGGTCCTGCAGCAGACCGACAGGATCATCAAGAGCTTCCCCGAGGTCGACCGGGTGTTCGGCAAGGTGGGCCGAGCCGATACCGCAACCGACCCAGCGCCGCTCTCCATGATCGAGACCACCATCATGCTCAAGCCCGAGAGCCAATGGAGGGAAGGCATGACCCCGGACAAGCTCATAGAAGCCATGGATGCGGCCATTCAGGTGCCTGGGCTCACCAATGCCTGGACCATGCCGATCAAGACCCGCATCGATATGCTCTCCACCGGCATCAAGACGCCGGTGGGAGTCAAGATTTCCGGTCCCGACTTGCGGGAGTTGGAACGCCTCGGCAAGGAGGTGGAGCAGATCGTTCGTCGAGTGCCGGGAACGACCAGCGTTTATGCCGAGCGAGTGATGGGAGGCAACTACCTGGACTTCCGGATCGACCGCAATGCCCTGGCGGTCTACGGTCTTCAGGTGGATGACGTACAGGAGGTCATCCAGTCCGCCATCGGCGGCATGAATATCACCACGACGGTCGAGGGTTTGGAACGTTACCCGATCAATCTGCGCTACAGCCGCGAGCTACGGCACAACTTGCCCGCCTTGAGCGCCACTCTTGTTTCTGCGCCCAACGGCCGAACGGTGCCCCTGGGACAGCTGGGCAAATTCCGCTACGTGAGCGGCCCCTCGGGAATCAAGAGCGAAAACGGCAAGCCCAATGCCTGGGTCTACGTGGATATCCGAAACGTCGACATCGGCGGCTACGTGGAGCAGGCCAGGCAGCGGGTCAATCAAGCGGTCCGAGTGCCTCCGGGATACACCATCGCCTGGAGCGGGCAGTTCGAGTCCATGCAGCGGGCCCGGCGGCGACTGTTGCTGGTCGTTCCGCTCACACTGATCCTTATCTTTGTCATGATCTATATCAACACCCGTTCGCTGGTGGAGACCGGAATGGTTTTGCTGGGAGCTCCGCTGGCCTTGACCGGGGCCATCTGGCTGCTTTACCTCCTGGACTACCAGCTGAGCGTGGCTGTCTGGGTGGGGATCATTGCGCTGGCCGGGCTCTATGCGGAAACGGCCCTGGTCCTGCTGCTCTACTTGAGAGGCGCCTACCGGAAATTTCGACTGGACGCCCCCCGGCGGGATCGCAACGGCCTCCTGCAGGCCATCGGTAACGGTTCCACGCAACGGCTGCGGCCAATCCTGATGACCATTGCCACCGATGTGATCGGGCTGATGCCGATCATGTGGAGCCAGGAAGCCGGGGCCGAGATGATGAAGCGGATCGCGGCTCCCCTGGTAGGCGGGGTGATGACTTCGGGCCTGGTGGTACTGCTGGTGCTACCCCTGATCTATTCCATGTGGAAAAGCCGGGGACTGCCCAGGGGGGAAAAGTTCACGGCTCTGCATGACCCCGATGAAGAGTCCTGAGACAGATCGTGGTCAGGTGGTTTCCACCGGGGCCGAAACCAGCAGTTCTGAAGGGGTCAATTCAGCGGCAGCGCGCTAAAGGGGAGCAGCCTGCCCCCATGTTCCCGCCGGAAGGTTTCGGCGGCCTGCTGGCTGGAGAATGCCAAGACGCTGGGGGAGCACCTGTCGAATTGCATGGAGGCCGGTTGTTTTTGTGAGTCCGTGAGCATGGGATGTTGCTGGCAGAGATTGATGTCGCTTCCCTGCACCACGTAGGCTTCATCGGGAGCAATCCTGGACCCGGTCTCGAAGTCGGTGAGCTCGACCACGGTGACCGCCAGTCCTGCCTGACTGCCGAGGGTAACGGCGCAGCTGGGGCAACAGAACGCTTCCTTCCGCCCCTGCTGCAGTGCAACCACCTGGCTGCCGGCATGCAGATGGCGCTCGCAAACGCCACAGCTTTCCGACCGGGAGGCGTCGCTCCACTGCCAGGCGGTGTAGATCAATCCTCCAACCGCCACCAGCAGGGCTAAGAGGATGATTTTTTCTGTCGCGCGTTTCATGGCAATGATTCAGGAACTCGGCAGGGTCCTTGCCACCCTCCACCGATGCTATGGGACAAATGGTGCCCGGGACCGGAGTCGAACCGGTATGGAGGAAAACCTCCGAAGGATTTTAAGTCCTTTGCGTCTACCAATTTCGCCACCCAGGCAAACCTTGTCGCCCAGAGGGTCGGTGTGCTGTGGCCGCGCCTGGCAAGTGTCCGAGATATAGCACCTTCCGAGCGAAACTGTCAATCGGACCTCAAGCGGATCGTGACGATTGAGGAATAAGTGATTGTAGATTTTGGATTTGTGGTTGTTGATCGAGGAGTTGTTACAACTGACCGCGCCTGAGTCAAACAAGAAAGAGCGGTCCACGAAGGGACACGAAGGACGACGAAGGGCCACCAAGCGTGACAGCTGTGCCGCATCGGCCGGGCTGCGGCCCGGCAAGCCGGCGCATGCCTCCTGGAGGAGCAGGAGTTATGGGAGCAGGCGCTCCCGGGTGGGCTTCATCCACTGACGTCGTCGCAGCAAAGGAGGTCCGTCGGTCTTTGTGTCAATTCGTGGTTCGTCTTCAACAACCATCGGCAGTTTCTTCCTCGCATGATCCGCCTGGCTGGCGGGGAGTGGAGCTTGCAATAGTGTCCTGCTTGCCCAATAATTCCAATGAACCCATTGGAATCAATTGGGACGCACGCAATGGAACAGGCTCAGACTCGCTTCCCCAGACACCCGCCCTGGCTCAAAGTTCGTTTCCCCGCTGGAGAGAACTACCACAGCCTCAAGAAGCTGGTGCGCTCTCACTCCCTTCATACCGTTTGCGAGAGTGCGCACTGTCCCAATATCGGAGAGTGTTGGGAAGCCGGCACCGCCACCTTCATGATTCTGGGAAATATCTGCACCCGACGCTGCGGCTTCTGCGCGGTCCAGACCGGCAGACCCGTGGGCTACGACCTGGCCGAGCCCTTGCGAGTAGCCGAGGCCGTTCGCACTCTCCACCTCAGACACGCCGTGATCACCTCGGTGGATCGGGACGACCTGGAAGATGAAGGGTCGCAGGTTTTTGCCCGGACTATTCTCGACATTCGAAAGACCAGTCCGACCACCAAGGTGGAGGTCCTGATCCCGGACTTCAGAAAGACCACCGCCAACCTCGACCGGGTCATCGAGGCTAGGCCGGACGTGCTGGCCCACAACCTGGATACCGTGCCCCGGCTGTTTGCCAGGGTGAAGCCCCGCGGCTCCTATGGCCACTCGTTGGAATTGCTGAAATATGTCAAGGAGAGGGATCCGGCCATCAAGACCAAGGCCGGATTCATGTTGGGTCTGGGGGAAGAACTCTGCGAAATCGAGCAGGGCATGGAGGACATGCGCTCGGCCGGCGTGGACATCCTGACCATCGGGCAGTACCTGAGGCCTTCAAAGAAGCATCTGCCGCTGTTGAAATACTATCGACCGGAGGAATTCCGCGAACTCAAGAGGAAAGGGGAGGCGCTTGGAATTCCCCACGTGGAATCGGGGCCCCTGGTGCGAAGTTCCTATCATGCCGCCGAACAGGTGGACGACCTCCTGAGCAGGGACAGTCGGCCCTTCAAAATCCTGCAGTAAGCCAACCTGCCCGCTAGTCCCGTCGCGTCACGAACCCTTCCAAGCCTTTGGACCGGAGCTCTTCCAGCGCTTTTCTCGCTTTTCTCCGGCTCGGAAAGTCGCCTGCCAGAACCCTGTGGAACATTCCCCGGGACGTTCGGAAGAGGCTGACAGTCACTGGGTCGTAGTCCTTTTCCAATTTCTTCTTGAGTGCGTGAGCCCGGGACCCTTGGATGAATGAACCCACTTGAATGGCCAAACTCTCGTTGACAGCCTCGATTCTCAGGATTTCGAGGCGGACTCTGGCCGTTCCGGGTCCGACCATGTCGATCTCTCGGGCAGCGGCCCGGGATAGATCGACAATGCGGCCCTTGACAAAGGGCCCGCGATCGTTGACGCGGACCTGAACCTTTTTGCCGTTGTCCAGATTGTGCACCCGAACCACGGTCTGGAAGGGCAAGGTCCGGTGAGCCGCCGTCATGGCATTCATGTCGTAGACTTCCCCGTTGCTGGTCCTTTCCCCGTGGAAGGGGTCACCGTACCAGGAAGCAATCCCGTAGATTTCAGAACGCTCCACCCTTAGATCCGGAGATCCGGGAACTGGGATCAGGAGCCGTCTCTTCCCGCATCCGGCAAGGAGCAGCAACAGGACCAGGCAGGACCCCAACAAACAGCGGCATTGACGGTTGGACCAGTACATTAGACGAGAGAAGTCGGAGGAGCTTGAAATCGGGCAAGGTGCCCGGATACTTGGGGGAAAGACCGAAGAGGGGAGTGTTCGGCTCGAGCCGGTTGTTCAGGGCTCCGCGGGCCATGCTGTGCCCGGTGAGAACACGGGTTAAGCCCTGGCATCGTCTAATGGCCAGCTATAGAGTCTGCCCTGGCGGCGACTGAATTCCAACTGTCGCTCTTCCTTGTCTATCAGTTCCTGGATGTACTCCAGGACCTGTTCCTGACTGCGTTCGGAAATCTGTTCCAAGCGATTGATAATGGCGTCACGCAACTGCGTATGATGGGCGCCGGCTGTTCCGGCATCCTGCTGCGAGCAGGGATCGCTCATCGACTTCGAATTCTCCATGCTGGTTCCTTTCCGGAGGGGCTGAACCCCCACTGCTAACCGGCACGCTGGGCAGGGATGGGAATGCCTGTCTGCAGCACCTGGAGGCGCATTGTTTGGAGGCCTGGAATATCCGCCTCTGGTCGGCAATGCAGGCGAAAAACTGCGCCACTATATTCCGAAATTGACATTTAGGCAATACGAATTTAACCCAATTTTTTTAGGTCTTTTTCTTGTTGAAGTTTAGCCCAAATTTTTGGAGTATTACTCAAGAGTGATTGGTATAAACCAATGGTTACAAAGGGGTTGTTAAATTTTTCCACAGCTCGACCGCAGCCGCTGGACTTTTTTCGAACTACCAATCCGGTCTTGAGCGTCTCCTCGGGACAGCCAACGCCGGGCACCCGGCGGCCGCCTTCCCTAGGGGTTGCTCTCAGGCCGGACCGGCCGGCGTCATTTTTTGCAGAATCCTTCCAACATGCTTCTTCAAATCAGCCTCGTCCAGGGTTGTCACAGTCCCCTTCTCAAACAACACCTCTCCCCCCACCATGGTCAGGATCACATCTGAAGATCTGGCAGAATGGACGATTGCGGTCACGGGAGAATACACCGGCATGGTATGAATTCCGTTCAGATCCACCGCGATCAGGTCGGCTTGCTTGCCGGTCTCCAGCGACCCGGTCGATCCGGACAAACCCAGGGCCCGGGCTCCCCCCAGAGTTGCCAAGTGCAGTGCCGTCTCGGCCGCAAAGACCTCCCCGGTGCCGCCGGCGTCCAATGGCCCGTCCCTCCGGCCAAACCAGGAGGGATTGAACAGACTGAAGCGCATCTCTTCAAACAGATCCATGCTGTTGTTGCTGGCCACGCTGTCGCTTCCCAATCCCAACGGGATTCCGGCGTGGAAGACCTGCTCCAGGTCCATCCATCCGTGGCCCAATTTCCAATTGGACTTGGGACAGTGGGCTACCGCGACTCCACTCTGCTTCAGGATAGGGAAGTCCGCGGCTCGCAGTCGGACACAGTGCACCAGCAGGGTTCCGGGGGAAAGTACCTCCAGACGGTGCAGGTACTGAACCGGGCTGCACTCCGGAGACGACCACTGGATCCCCCTTGAGCGCAGGGTTTCCGCCATCGGTCCCCTCCCCTCCTCTATCAGGAGGCTTTCGTCCTCGGACTCGGCCACATGAATGCACACCGGCAAGCCTCTGGAGGCTGCCCACTGTTGGACTCTCCGAAACAGAGTTCCGCTCACGCTGTAGGGAGCATGGGGGGAAACTCCCAGATTGATCCTGGCGGAACGGTCTCCGCCAGGGCCATTGCGCCCGGCAGTCGCGGATCCGATCCGTTCCTCCAGATTCGC
The sequence above is drawn from the Acidobacteriota bacterium genome and encodes:
- a CDS encoding CusA/CzcA family heavy metal efflux RND transporter codes for the protein DIRRIVLGVGSNGAPILLGDLARVSMGPEMRRGLADWNGEGETVGGIVVVRYGADAYQVVQDVKAKLEQVRPGLPEGVEIEVAYDRSALIERSVSGLARSLTRQLMIVGLVTLVFLAHVRSALVIVATLPVGILMAFIVLNLQGLTVNIMSLGGIAVAIGTMVDSGIVLADAVHGRLRERAGKDPHWQIVGDACKEVGPSLFFSLLIITVSFLPVFTLEEQEGRLFKPLAFTKTYAMAAAALLTVTLVPVLVGFCIGGSLRPEKKNLLQRWTTALYRPLLGFAFRFKWLVLVLALLLMVVSLQPFAQLGSEFMPPLWEGDLLYMPTTLPGISITKAREVLQQTDRIIKSFPEVDRVFGKVGRADTATDPAPLSMIETTIMLKPESQWREGMTPDKLIEAMDAAIQVPGLTNAWTMPIKTRIDMLSTGIKTPVGVKISGPDLRELERLGKEVEQIVRRVPGTTSVYAERVMGGNYLDFRIDRNALAVYGLQVDDVQEVIQSAIGGMNITTTVEGLERYPINLRYSRELRHNLPALSATLVSAPNGRTVPLGQLGKFRYVSGPSGIKSENGKPNAWVYVDIRNVDIGGYVEQARQRVNQAVRVPPGYTIAWSGQFESMQRARRRLLLVVPLTLILIFVMIYINTRSLVETGMVLLGAPLALTGAIWLLYLLDYQLSVAVWVGIIALAGLYAETALVLLLYLRGAYRKFRLDAPRRDRNGLLQAIGNGSTQRLRPILMTIATDVIGLMPIMWSQEAGAEMMKRIAAPLVGGVMTSGLVVLLVLPLIYSMWKSRGLPRGEKFTALHDPDEES
- a CDS encoding nitrous oxide reductase accessory protein NosL, translating into MKRATEKIILLALLVAVGGLIYTAWQWSDASRSESCGVCERHLHAGSQVVALQQGRKEAFCCPSCAVTLGSQAGLAVTVVELTDFETGSRIAPDEAYVVQGSDINLCQQHPMLTDSQKQPASMQFDRCSPSVLAFSSQQAAETFRREHGGRLLPFSALPLN
- the lipA gene encoding lipoyl synthase, whose amino-acid sequence is MEQAQTRFPRHPPWLKVRFPAGENYHSLKKLVRSHSLHTVCESAHCPNIGECWEAGTATFMILGNICTRRCGFCAVQTGRPVGYDLAEPLRVAEAVRTLHLRHAVITSVDRDDLEDEGSQVFARTILDIRKTSPTTKVEVLIPDFRKTTANLDRVIEARPDVLAHNLDTVPRLFARVKPRGSYGHSLELLKYVKERDPAIKTKAGFMLGLGEELCEIEQGMEDMRSAGVDILTIGQYLRPSKKHLPLLKYYRPEEFRELKRKGEALGIPHVESGPLVRSSYHAAEQVDDLLSRDSRPFKILQ
- a CDS encoding amidohydrolase family protein, with the protein product MILSSSWVIPVSSPPICEGSVVLDGERIQDLGPTAEMLRSYPGQEVRDFRGAALLPGLVNVHSHLELTILRGYLEDLAFWDWIQRLTRTKYELLTREDLRISAQAGVCEAIRSGVTTLGDAMDLGTSLDALSASGLRGVLYQEVFSPRPEEAKQRLAELEAKLANLEERIGSATAGRNGPGGDRSARINLGVSPHAPYSVSGTLFRRVQQWAASRGLPVCIHVAESEDESLLIEEGRGPMAETLRSRGIQWSSPECSPVQYLHRLEVLSPGTLLVHCVRLRAADFPILKQSGVAVAHCPKSNWKLGHGWMDLEQVFHAGIPLGLGSDSVASNNSMDLFEEMRFSLFNPSWFGRRDGPLDAGGTGEVFAAETALHLATLGGARALGLSGSTGSLETGKQADLIAVDLNGIHTMPVYSPVTAIVHSARSSDVILTMVGGEVLFEKGTVTTLDEADLKKHVGRILQKMTPAGPA